Proteins from a genomic interval of Candidatus Didemnitutus sp.:
- a CDS encoding M3 family metallopeptidase produces the protein MFRPTVAPVALALGVALSATAAEPAPAAMNDNPLLTESPLPLHYPQFDKIKNEHYLPAIELGMAENLKEIEAIADNPAAPTFENTIVAMEKSGDLLGRASTIFFSLNGSNTNPEMQKVARVLAPKLAAHGDAIRLNPKLFARIDALYSARDTLGLDAESARLLWRYHRDFVRAGAKLSDADKATLKKLNAELATLSTQFTQNTLKEVAASTVYVDTREELAGLSDAEITTAANLAKADGKEGKFALRLVNTTGQPPLTNLTHRPTRDKLMAASLARGSRGGEFDTRAIVVAIMKKRAERAALLGAPNFAAYSLEEQTAGSVDVVNKLLAQLGPPAVANAKKEAAEMQAIIDAEKGGFTLGPGDWQLYAEKVRKAKYDFDESALKPYYELNHVLIDGVFFAAHKLYGLSFKERHDLPVYEPTVRVFDVFNEDGSQLAIFIADYYARPNKNGGAWANAYVPQSGLKGTKPVIANHLNIPKPPEGQPTLLTHDEVRTAFHEFGHALHGMFSNVMYPRFAGTSVPRDFVEFPSQVNEMWAAWPEILQNYAKHYQTGAPIPVELLAKVEATKKFNQGHATTELVAANVIDQAWHQLRADQVPGADDVVAFETAALRKAGLDFAPVPPRYRTTYYSHIMSGYAAGYYSYFWSEVLDAHTVEWFKSHGGLKRENGDRFRAKLLSRGGSADAMQLYRDMVGADPDIKPFLERRGLAGPN, from the coding sequence ATGTTCCGACCCACCGTTGCCCCTGTGGCGCTCGCGCTGGGCGTCGCGCTGTCCGCGACCGCCGCCGAGCCCGCTCCTGCCGCTATGAACGACAACCCGCTGCTGACCGAGAGTCCGCTGCCGCTGCATTACCCGCAGTTCGACAAGATCAAGAACGAGCACTACCTGCCCGCCATCGAGCTGGGCATGGCCGAGAACCTCAAGGAGATCGAGGCCATCGCCGACAATCCCGCCGCCCCGACCTTCGAAAACACCATCGTCGCCATGGAAAAATCCGGCGACCTGCTCGGCCGCGCCAGCACGATCTTCTTCTCGCTGAACGGCAGCAACACCAACCCCGAGATGCAGAAGGTCGCGCGCGTCCTCGCGCCCAAGCTCGCCGCGCACGGCGACGCCATCCGCCTCAACCCGAAACTCTTCGCCCGCATCGACGCCCTCTACAGCGCCCGCGACACCCTCGGCCTCGACGCCGAGTCCGCCCGCCTGCTCTGGCGCTACCATCGCGACTTCGTCCGCGCCGGCGCCAAACTCTCCGACGCCGACAAGGCCACGCTGAAGAAACTCAACGCCGAACTCGCCACGCTCAGCACGCAGTTCACCCAAAACACCCTCAAGGAAGTCGCCGCCTCCACCGTCTACGTCGACACCCGCGAGGAACTCGCCGGCCTCTCCGACGCCGAGATCACCACCGCCGCGAACCTCGCCAAGGCCGACGGCAAGGAAGGCAAGTTCGCCCTCCGCCTCGTCAACACCACCGGCCAGCCGCCCCTCACCAACCTCACCCATCGCCCCACCCGCGACAAACTCATGGCCGCCTCCCTCGCCCGCGGCAGCCGCGGCGGCGAGTTCGACACCCGCGCCATCGTCGTCGCGATCATGAAGAAACGCGCCGAACGCGCCGCACTCCTCGGCGCACCGAATTTCGCCGCCTACTCCCTCGAGGAACAGACCGCCGGCTCCGTCGACGTCGTCAACAAGCTCCTCGCCCAGCTCGGGCCGCCCGCCGTCGCCAACGCGAAGAAGGAGGCCGCCGAGATGCAGGCCATCATCGACGCGGAAAAAGGCGGCTTCACCCTCGGGCCCGGCGACTGGCAGCTCTACGCCGAGAAAGTCCGCAAGGCGAAATACGACTTCGATGAATCCGCGCTGAAGCCCTACTACGAGCTCAACCACGTCCTCATCGATGGCGTCTTCTTCGCCGCGCACAAACTCTACGGCCTCTCTTTCAAGGAGCGCCACGACCTCCCCGTCTACGAGCCCACCGTGCGCGTCTTCGACGTGTTCAACGAGGACGGCTCGCAGCTCGCGATCTTCATCGCCGACTACTACGCCCGCCCGAACAAGAACGGCGGCGCCTGGGCCAACGCCTACGTGCCCCAGAGCGGACTCAAGGGCACCAAGCCCGTCATCGCCAACCACCTCAACATCCCGAAGCCGCCCGAAGGCCAGCCCACGCTGCTCACGCACGACGAAGTGCGCACCGCCTTCCACGAGTTCGGCCACGCACTCCACGGCATGTTCTCCAACGTGATGTATCCGCGCTTCGCCGGCACCAGCGTCCCGCGCGACTTCGTCGAGTTCCCCTCGCAAGTGAACGAAATGTGGGCCGCTTGGCCGGAAATCCTCCAGAACTACGCGAAGCACTACCAGACCGGCGCGCCCATCCCGGTCGAGTTGCTCGCTAAGGTCGAAGCGACAAAGAAGTTCAACCAAGGCCACGCCACCACCGAGCTCGTCGCCGCCAACGTCATCGACCAAGCCTGGCATCAGCTCCGCGCCGACCAGGTTCCCGGTGCCGACGACGTCGTCGCCTTCGAGACCGCCGCGCTACGGAAAGCCGGCCTCGATTTCGCCCCGGTGCCGCCGCGCTACCGCACGACCTACTACTCGCACATCATGTCCGGCTACGCCGCGGGCTACTACTCCTACTTCTGGAGCGAGGTCCTCGATGCCCACACCGTCGAGTGGTTCAAGTCCCACGGCGGCCTGAAACGCGAGAACGGCGACCGCTTCCGCGCCAAGCTCCTCAGCCGCGGCGGCAGCGCCGACGCCATGCAGCTCTACCGCGACATGGTCGGCGCCGATCCCGACATCAAGCCGTTCCTCGAGCGCCGCGGCCTCGCCGGCCCGAACTGA
- a CDS encoding response regulator, with the protein MTSSTPASSQSTPGRPLRILYADDMKELRELITIVLGRDGHTVESFANGNLALEKLNNAAPDHFDLVITDHHMPEMNGLELVRRLRERTYRGKVMVFSSEISPIVQEKYRQLAVDRILPKPIFPAQLRTSLRDLFAVAATPSA; encoded by the coding sequence GTGACCTCCTCGACCCCCGCCTCCTCCCAATCCACGCCGGGCCGGCCGCTGCGAATCCTTTATGCCGACGACATGAAGGAACTCCGCGAGCTCATCACCATCGTGCTCGGCCGCGACGGCCACACCGTCGAGTCGTTCGCCAACGGCAACCTCGCGCTCGAGAAATTGAACAACGCCGCGCCCGACCATTTCGACCTCGTCATCACCGACCATCACATGCCCGAGATGAACGGCCTCGAGCTCGTCCGCCGCCTGCGCGAACGCACCTACCGCGGCAAGGTCATGGTCTTCAGCTCCGAGATCAGCCCGATCGTGCAGGAAAAATATCGCCAGCTCGCCGTCGACCGCATCCTGCCGAAGCCGATTTTCCCCGCGCAGCTGCGCACCTCGCTCCGCGATCTCTTCGCCGTCGCCGCGACGCCGTCGGCTTGA
- a CDS encoding aldo/keto reductase, whose protein sequence is MQLRSLGKNGPRVSALGLGCMGMSDFYGERDETESLATLHHAIDRGVTFFDTADMYGPHHNEELLGRALAGRRDGVVIATKFGIVRDPANPQVRGVNGRPDYVIAACDASLRRLKVDTIDLYYQHRVDPQTPIEETVGAMASLVRAGKVRYLGLSEASPETLRRAHAVHPIAALQTEYSLWTRDPEDGVLATCRELGIGFVAYSPLGRGFLTGQIKRFEDLAADDYRRHSPRFQGENFQKNLALVESVNALAARKGCTPGQLALAWVLAQGDDIVPIPGTKRRRYLDENLDALRVSLTPTELAEIAAVFPVGRAVGLRYPEAMMSALRR, encoded by the coding sequence ATGCAACTTCGCTCGCTCGGCAAAAACGGTCCGCGTGTCTCCGCCCTCGGCCTCGGCTGCATGGGTATGTCCGATTTCTACGGCGAGCGCGACGAGACGGAATCCCTCGCCACGCTCCACCACGCCATCGACCGCGGCGTCACGTTCTTCGACACGGCCGACATGTATGGCCCGCACCACAACGAGGAACTCCTCGGCCGCGCGCTCGCTGGCCGGCGCGACGGCGTGGTCATAGCCACGAAGTTCGGCATCGTCCGCGATCCCGCCAACCCGCAGGTCCGTGGCGTCAACGGCCGCCCCGACTACGTCATCGCCGCCTGCGACGCCTCGCTGCGACGCCTCAAAGTCGACACGATCGATCTCTACTATCAGCACCGCGTCGACCCGCAGACGCCCATCGAGGAAACGGTCGGCGCCATGGCCAGCCTCGTCCGCGCCGGCAAAGTCCGTTATCTCGGCCTCTCCGAAGCATCGCCCGAAACGCTCCGCCGCGCCCACGCCGTGCACCCGATTGCCGCGCTGCAAACCGAATACTCCCTCTGGACCCGCGATCCCGAGGACGGTGTGCTCGCCACCTGCCGCGAACTCGGCATCGGCTTCGTCGCCTACAGCCCGCTCGGCCGCGGTTTTCTCACCGGCCAGATCAAGCGCTTCGAGGATCTCGCGGCCGACGACTACCGCCGCCACTCCCCCCGCTTCCAAGGCGAGAACTTCCAGAAGAACCTCGCGCTCGTCGAAAGCGTCAACGCCCTCGCCGCCCGCAAAGGCTGCACGCCCGGCCAGCTCGCGCTCGCCTGGGTCCTCGCGCAAGGCGACGACATCGTCCCGATCCCCGGCACCAAGCGCCGCCGCTACCTCGACGAAAACCTCGACGCGCTGCGCGTGAGCCTCACGCCCACGGAGCTCGCCGAGATCGCCGCCGTCTTTCCCGTCGGCCGCGCCGTCGGCCTGCGTTACCCGGAAGCGATGATGTCCGCCCTGCGGCGCTGA
- a CDS encoding DTW domain-containing protein, whose translation MSRSVVLRETPRCAHCQLTPRWCICAGERIVESSLRVDVLLHFMESYRPSSTGHLIKRVMPASGQHLFRKQAPLRREDVVQSGRELWILHPQGEELPAAPEPARLQVLLLDGTWTQATAMAQQVGAWGRRVRLPMAGESRYWLRTQAGEGRFSTIEALLFLLQALGLGEAHAALRAQFELHVYATLRARGFKEKAAAYLATSPIREAFPELLARLDERRPNLQAASGAAGG comes from the coding sequence GTGTCCCGTTCCGTCGTCCTCCGCGAAACTCCGCGCTGCGCGCATTGCCAGCTCACGCCGCGCTGGTGCATTTGCGCGGGCGAGCGGATCGTGGAATCGTCGCTGCGGGTCGATGTGCTGCTGCATTTCATGGAGAGCTACCGGCCGAGCAGCACCGGGCACCTGATCAAGCGCGTCATGCCCGCGTCGGGCCAGCATCTCTTCCGCAAGCAGGCGCCGCTGCGCCGCGAGGACGTCGTGCAATCCGGCCGCGAGTTGTGGATTCTACACCCGCAAGGCGAGGAATTGCCCGCCGCGCCTGAGCCGGCGCGCCTGCAAGTGCTGCTGCTCGATGGCACGTGGACGCAGGCGACGGCAATGGCGCAACAGGTCGGCGCGTGGGGCCGCCGCGTGCGGCTGCCGATGGCGGGCGAGAGTCGCTACTGGTTGCGCACGCAGGCGGGCGAGGGGCGGTTTTCCACGATCGAGGCGCTGTTGTTCCTCCTCCAGGCGCTCGGCCTGGGCGAAGCGCACGCGGCGCTCCGCGCGCAATTTGAACTGCACGTCTACGCGACGCTGCGCGCGCGCGGGTTCAAGGAAAAGGCCGCCGCGTATCTCGCGACGTCTCCGATCCGCGAGGCGTTTCCGGAACTGCTGGCGCGGCTGGACGAGCGGCGCCCGAACCTTCAGGCGGCGTCGGGGGCCGCGGGCGGCTGA
- the pepT gene encoding peptidase T has translation MSIDSADLLDRFLRYVQIDTRSDPASPDCPSTPTQWNLLRLLERELRELGATDVELTAHGYVLATIPATAQTDAPVIAYCAHVDTAPNLPGAAKPIVHRAYDGRPIVLPDDPTQTLTVETIPFLRASIGQDVITASGTTLLGADDKAGVAIVMAAARHLLRNPGIPHGKIRLCFNPDEEIARGVDKLELAQLGAQFAYTLDGGERGEICHETFSADAAKLEIAGVAAHPGWAKDVMVNALRLAGRYLAALPMAQSPERTSDRAGFIHPVSCTGSAEQATVSFIIRDFEVEGLAEKRALMEKLAAELRAAEPHARVTLTFTEQYRNMRYWLEKDMRPVEFAREAARRAGITPFGQPIRGGTDGSRLTQRGLPTPNIFTGMHEVHSQREWVTLQDMEKSTETLLHLAQLWAEVK, from the coding sequence ATGTCCATCGACTCCGCCGACCTGCTCGACCGCTTTCTTCGTTACGTTCAGATCGACACGCGTTCCGATCCGGCTTCGCCCGACTGCCCGAGCACGCCGACGCAATGGAATCTCCTCCGCCTGCTCGAGCGCGAGCTGCGCGAACTCGGCGCGACCGACGTCGAGCTGACCGCGCACGGCTACGTGCTCGCGACGATTCCCGCCACGGCGCAGACCGACGCGCCGGTCATCGCCTACTGCGCACACGTCGACACCGCGCCCAATCTCCCCGGCGCCGCCAAGCCCATCGTCCATCGCGCCTATGACGGCCGCCCCATCGTCCTCCCCGACGACCCGACACAGACGCTCACCGTCGAGACGATTCCCTTCCTCCGCGCCTCCATCGGCCAGGACGTTATCACCGCGAGCGGCACGACGCTGCTCGGCGCCGACGACAAGGCCGGCGTCGCCATCGTCATGGCCGCCGCGCGCCACTTGCTCCGCAACCCCGGCATCCCGCACGGGAAAATCCGCCTCTGTTTCAATCCCGATGAGGAGATCGCGCGCGGCGTCGACAAACTCGAACTCGCGCAACTCGGCGCACAATTCGCCTACACGCTCGACGGCGGCGAGCGCGGCGAGATTTGCCACGAGACGTTTTCCGCCGACGCCGCCAAACTCGAGATCGCCGGCGTCGCCGCGCATCCCGGCTGGGCGAAGGACGTCATGGTCAACGCGCTCCGCCTCGCCGGTCGCTACCTCGCCGCCTTGCCCATGGCGCAGTCGCCCGAGCGCACCAGCGACCGCGCGGGATTCATCCATCCCGTCTCCTGCACCGGTTCCGCCGAGCAGGCGACCGTATCGTTCATCATTCGCGATTTCGAAGTCGAGGGCCTCGCCGAAAAACGCGCCCTGATGGAAAAACTCGCCGCCGAACTCCGCGCCGCCGAGCCCCACGCGCGCGTCACGCTCACGTTCACCGAGCAATACCGCAACATGCGCTACTGGCTCGAAAAGGACATGCGCCCCGTCGAGTTCGCCCGCGAAGCCGCGCGCCGCGCCGGCATCACGCCCTTCGGCCAACCGATCCGCGGCGGCACCGACGGCTCTCGCCTGACCCAACGCGGCCTGCCCACACCGAACATTTTCACCGGCATGCACGAGGTCCACAGCCAGCGCGAATGGGTCACATTGCAGGACATGGAAAAATCCACCGAGACGCTCCTCCACCTCGCCCAGCTCTGGGCCGAGGTGAAGTGA